GAATCGGCCCGTTCCAAATTGGGGAATTTGCACAGTGGAAAAGCAACGTGACAAAATATCAGCGAAGCCTTTGCCTGTCAGATAAATGGCCTCCCTTGCATGCAGACTAGTTCCTGCTCCACTCAAGCGAGATGTCCAGGTCCTTCACAGTTTGATATGGCGTCTTTGTGATGATACGCTCGGTAGTTTATTTTCCCCCAAACTCTGTGATGTGCATTATGGCCAAACATATCCACTTTGGGCTCCTCTGTTCAGAGGACATTGtttcagaagtcttgtggtttgctCAGATGCAACTTTGCCAAAACTAAGTAAAAGTATATTTTGAAAGAACAGAAGTATGCATTTGATTGATGTAAGCAATGCTTTAGGCTGAAGTTAGAAAATAATTCCTATTAAATGTGTCCACCTCTCCCTCCCCCCTCAAACACTGGACACTTGGCAAGAGATACTTTTGAACAATGTTTATTGAAATTCTGTGAATATTTTGGCTCTCAAACATAACTCGCCATGTCCCAAACATTTAATGCACAGACGTTGAATAAGTTGAATGCACCAAAAAAGTTTGTCCCATAGAAGTCCACATGGCTGAGCTCAGGATACCCGTCCTTCACATTTATGATACATGGCATAAGAAAAATGCAGATATTTACAATATATACAGAAATAAATATAAAGtctattttcagtccagttcgtgataagaaaaataaatcacagcacTGTTTACAGGTCAAACCTAGCTGATTTGATGTTGGAGCTATCCTTCTAGAGCTACTGTCAGATTCCACACAAATACAGCCACATCTTCACACAAAGCTGTCCGTGCCTCCTCACAagacacaggtggacacaccgTTTGCCTTTCCATGATGTAAGCCGCGATCATGTGAGTGTCCGTGAGTCTTCCACACAATCTTCAATTTAAACATGATGACAGAAGTAAGTGCTTCTGGATTTCCCTCGGCTGTTTGACTGTCAGTTGCTCCCCAGTTCGGGAGCCAGAGCACAGCTGAGCAGCTTTCGGAATGTAGACTTAAAACCAGACTTCCGTGGATTGGTGCTACAGAGACACAGAAAGGTTTTCTTTAGATCAGAAATAATTATGCAGTTATTCTTTACTAGCTTAAGTACTAAAAGTAAGAAAAGCTGAACAGCAGTTTTGAAAGATTTACTTACTGTGTCGACATGATAAGTTGCCTCTTTGTGTCCTTCAAGTTTTCCACCAAATCATCCTTCTTCTCCTTGGCTAAAATCTGGTCCCATATCTCTGTGTTGACCCACAGAGCCCCAGGCAGAGTCAGGCTGGCTTGGGTGCAGGTGATCCAGCGGCATAGAGGACAGATGACGGTGTTGAGGGAACCCTCACGCGTCATCATTTTCTTCAAGCATGTGGCgcaaaaagtgtgtttgcagtgGAGAACCCGTGGAACCCGGTTGGCGAACGAGTACTCGTTACAGCACACAATGCACTCAATCTCTTCATTTTCAAACATGGTGATTTCAGGGAGTATGAGATTAATTCCCCAGGCAGGAGGCCTGCAAAACAACAGGACAAAAATTGTTGAATGACAGAGACATGAACAAAAATGACTCAAAGATGTAACTTTGCTAGTATTACATTTCCAGCaataaattaatccaaaagcaCATCAGTATTATTATCTAGGTATGAAAGAGCCATTAAAATACTCACTTCAAGCGGCGTTGAGACTGCTTTGCTGCTCAGGGTAAGATGTTTGCTGAATCAATAAGGCTCACTGGCTGCTCGCCTTGCTTGTGCCCTCTTATACCCCGCCTAAAACAGGCTGCCAAATAACATTTCCAAGGAAGAGCCGCCCTCAGGTAAAAAAGCTTTTGAGAAATTCCATGTGGGCAGATTCAAAGGACTTCCGCAACCAGTTTTACTCAGAGAAGTTACACATGGGTTCTGCAAGTGAGCATGTGCACTCATGAGATTAGGTGCACAGACATGTGTATGTATACCTTTTGTCCTTTattgttgtttcttttgtgtCTATAAGGGCACTGCATGGCTAGCATCTGTATTGCTTAGCCACATCATATTGTACCCATACCTACTTTTTGTTCATTATACTGATGCTGCCCAtgttttgtacaaaaaaaaacatgaaaaaaaagaagttacaCATGGGTTAATGATCAACCTTTTTTATCATTTCTGTTTCATGTCTGAGCAACGATAGGGTTCCTTTTTCAGGAATGACTGGATGACTGTCGATTGACAACATCTGTCACAGAAGCAGATTCAAGGAGGATTTATTAAATGCCCTGGCAAGCAgggtattttatttgcatttactATGAAAACATACAATGTCACACAAGATTAACTGAAGCACGGAGATTTCAGCATTTGCTGTTTTACTACACAAATGCACCCCCCATTATCAGTttaccctctttttttttttcttttttgagttGGTACCAAGAAAAGTAGAGCAATAGACAGGAGAATCCTCTGCTTTCCGATCATTTGTCCGCTGAAACATGAAACACGCAGTAGAACCATCTTTACTAAATGCAATGCACAATAGTAAATGAACAGCAATTATGTGAGCTGAGGCCATTGACCGTGTCTTTACTGCTCTGCGTGGCAAACACTAGACAGGCCGGCTGTTTCTATAAatagagaaaacaaaaataaaaaatatatatatatatatatatatatatatatatatatataaaaaagaaaaaaaatacagaaatgaaaatgttggttcTCTTCATGTGTCTCCTTAATTGGACATACATAGACCGGTGCTATACTGGTCAGCTAGGCCAAATTAAAGGTCCTCTGGTCTCAGTTTTCAGCCGTGCAGTAACTACTTGGCTCATGGTTTGACTGGAGAAAACATCTGGACGCTCATCACTCTGACCATCAGCAGCTCCATCGGGCTTATAAGCTTTATTTGTGTATTAATGATGTAGATCTACACACAGAAGCTAGAAAGATGTAAATATGTTTATCAAGACACTTCACTCTGGAAGAATACTTGTCTCAACTTGATCGGTATATCCATAAGCACTGgtgcagataaaaaaaacagaaaagaaaaataccccGTCTGTGTGAGACACAGGTGCAGACAAGTATACAAGCTCCAGTTATTGCTACATTGATGCGTGCCGATTTGAATCTCCGTCTACATACTTTAGTTGTTGCGCATGGTCTTATTTGAAGTTGGTCACCGAGTACTGAAGAACTTGTTGATCTTACATTGCTCTTTCAGCTAAAAAGTCACTCACGTATTCTTTGCACTtgtaaaacctttaaaaaaaaaaaaatgtatatatgtatattggTCTTACAGTCTGACACAGAGGCATTGGGAATATTTTACAAACTGGTGAAGAGGTTTTTCAGGTTTGAAACGCTGTCACCTTTATCCGTGATCAGTGTGGTGACAAAGCTGACTTACTTGAAATTTTACAGTCGGGCTCTTAGGTTATGTAATGTCCATGGCATTCCTGTAGAACAATGGTGCTTTTTACACACACTTCTCAATAAAGAGTGTTTCTGCTGTAACCAACAGCCGTGATTAGGTTTTACTAACATTTCAATAAATGTGCCCATGTCTTGCCCATCACCGAAATGGTATTTGGTGTTGTCTACCGTTTCTCTTAAAAAAGGGACCCGGTATTTGGAAAATCAATTCAAGACGACTGCTGAGTGGCAAACACTGTCTAAAAGGAATATGCCTATGCTCTTTCACAATCCATGAGCCAAGTTTCTTCCTAGGACTGAGATAAACCATTGAAGCACAAAGTGGATCACAACTGTTTTAATAAACCCCTCCAATCCCCTGGCCATATTCCACCTCACATCCACCTCCCCACCTCCTGCTCACAGTCCTTCCTAGGTGGGTGGGCTTTGAGGTTCTGTCTTTCAAAGTCCATGGTGGTAGTGGTGGTTGTGGTGGTTGTGGAGGGGTTTAACTCAGGGCTGAGCATCCCTCCCCCACACAGTGTGTTTGTTAAGATTGGAGTCCATAGAGTGGCTCGGCTTAAAGGGGGAAGAGGTGTCCTCTCACTCCTGAGCTATGCTCCTCAGGACGTACTTGACTGTGTAGGCAAATGCTGCAAAGCCTACAATCACAAACAGATTGGCTAGAGCCCCACCTAGGAGTCCATGGTTGCGATTGGCCTGCTGCAGGCCAGGGGCAGGGTTTGGACCCCCCACTGGCGCTGGTCCTCCATTGAGTGCTGGCAGGCCATAGTGAGCTTGTTGAGGGTCACCGTCAGGTACCACATCAGGTAAGGGGAGAGGCTGAGTGCGGGCGCTTAACTCCTCCTGGACCTTTTGTTTCTGCTTTATCTCCTGTTGGATGGGAATGGGAGAATATCAGCACCAAAGGACTGGAGAGTGAGTTTTGTGATAGTAAGTATATTAGTTAGTCATGGCCTCGTACTTACATCAACTACGTCAGGAAACAGTTCACAGAAAACTTTGTCTTTGAGGTTGAAGGCCAAGCTTTGGGCTGAGAGCTGTCTTTtctagaaaaacaaaaaggcacATGAAATATCTCAATTATCACAAGCATTTCATGTCGGCACGCTTCATTTTactctcttttccttttttttcccctaactCACCGTGTAGTCAGAGGTCTCTATGCTTCCAAGGGTTGGTCCTTTCTCCACCATGAAGCTAAGCAAACCTGTAAGGATGGTGGAGACAGACCAAGCAGGGTTCCAAGTGTCCGGATGGAAGTCTGTGATGGACAAGCACAACCTGTGGAAAAACAGAGACGGTTACAGACCTGGGatctgtttcacaaagcaggttcaacatactctgagtctattcctgaactctgagttgatctactctgagatagaaaaccctgagttttcggttccagaaacgctgatttgagtgagtttaatcaactctgagtaggt
The Odontesthes bonariensis isolate fOdoBon6 chromosome 3, fOdoBon6.hap1, whole genome shotgun sequence DNA segment above includes these coding regions:
- the ube2j2 gene encoding ubiquitin-conjugating enzyme E2 J2; the encoded protein is MNNTGNKRAPTTATQRLKQDYLRIKKDPVPYICAEPLPSNILEWHYVVRGPEKTPYEGGYYHGKLIFPREFPFKPPSIYMITPNGRFKCNTRLCLSITDFHPDTWNPAWSVSTILTGLLSFMVEKGPTLGSIETSDYTKRQLSAQSLAFNLKDKVFCELFPDVVDEIKQKQKVQEELSARTQPLPLPDVVPDGDPQQAHYGLPALNGGPAPVGGPNPAPGLQQANRNHGLLGGALANLFVIVGFAAFAYTVKYVLRSIAQE